Proteins encoded together in one Telopea speciosissima isolate NSW1024214 ecotype Mountain lineage chromosome 6, Tspe_v1, whole genome shotgun sequence window:
- the LOC122665537 gene encoding uncharacterized protein LOC122665537: protein MTWLKKGIEVTLTKRCLISLAIAATYYDTVWCDVLPMDASHIILSRPWQIDRRAKHDGYYNTYTFTHKGKKITLAPSKEPVTVPSSTTPGFLSLRDLRGALENTDVVYTLLNKTGTLDSVMLVVPEGVQPLLPEFRDVFPADLPQGLPPLREIQHQIDLIPGATLPNLPHYRMNPTEHKELQ from the coding sequence ATGACTTGGCTCAAGAAGGGAATCGAGGTAACATTAACCAAACGCTGTTTGATTTCTCTAGCCATTGCTGCCACCTATTATGACACTGTTTGGTGTGATGTTCTTCCAATGGATGCGAGTCACATTATACTCAGTCGGCCCTGGCAAATTGATCGAAGGGCTAAACATGATGGGTATTACAACACCTATACTTTCACTCATAAAGGGAAGAAAATCACTCTGGCTCCTTCAAAAGAACCGGTGACTGTCCCCAGTTCGACCACCCCTGGCTTTCTCTCATTGCGAGATCTGAGGGGTGCTCTTGAAAATACTGATGTGGTCTATACTTTGTTGAATAAGACAGGTACCCTGGACAGTGTGATGCTTGTAGTTCCTGAAGGGGTCCAGCCCCTATTACCCGAGTTTCGTGATGTCTTCCCTGCTGATCTCCCACAGGGCCTTCCACCCCTTAGAGAGATTCAACACCAGATTGATTTAATACCTGGGGCGACCCTACCGAACCTTCCACATTATAGGATGAACCCGACAGAACACAAGGAGCTGCAATGA